TCATTCCAAACACTTCCTGAACAAGATTACAATTCATAATTGTTTCAGGTCTCCCCTCAGCATAAATCTTCTTGTCTTTTATGGCAATCAGATGATGCGCATATCGGCAGGCAAGGTTCAAATCATGCAGAACCATAACGATGGTGCGCTTTTCTTTTTCATTTAATTCAAACAGAAGGTCGAGAATTTCAATTTGATGAGTCATATCTAGATAAGTCGTTGGTTCGTCAAGCAGGATGATATCCGTTTCCTGTGCTAGAGTCATTGCGATCCAAGCTCTTTGCCTTTGGCCGCCAGAGAGTGAATCAACTGTTCTTTCTGCTAATTCTTTCGTTCCTGTGGCCTCGAGTGCCCGTTCAACTGCTTCTTCGTCTTCTTCCGACCATTGCTTCAGCCAATTTTGATATGGGTATCTGCCTTGTTTTACAAGCTGAAGAACTGTAAGACCTTCCGGAGCAGCAGGTCCTTGAGGCAAGATGGAGAGCTCTCTTGCAACCTCCTTAGTTGGAAGCTTTGCAATGGACTTACCTTCCAAAAGAACAGATCCTCCTTTTGGTTTCATCAGCCTGGCTAAAGACCTTAGAAGGGTTGATTTGCCGCAGCCATTGCTGCCGATGAATACTGTAATTTCACCTTTTGGTATTGTTACGTTTAACTCATCAATAATCAAACTATCTCCATATCCCAGGCTTAACGTGTTTGTTGATATAGCACTCATAATCTGAATCCACTCCTTCTATTGATTTCTGCTTTTATAAAGCAAGTAGATAAAATAAGGTGCGCCGATCGCCGCTGTAAATACTCCAGCCGGAATTTCCAAAGGGGCGAATGCGCTTTTTCCAATTAAGTCAGCTAGAACAACTAGTAAACCGCCGAGCAATGATGCAGATGGCAGCAATGCGCCGAAGGAAGATCCGACCAGCCTTCGCGCGATGTGCGGAGCAATAAGCCCGACAAACCCAATGGCTCCTGCAAAAGATACAGCGCAGGCTGTCAATGCTGTACTTAGAAGCAGCAAATACAAACGGTGGAGCTGAACCTTGCTCCCCACTCCTTTAGCTACTTCTTCACCAAGCCCTTGAATATTCACATGGCGGATAGCAAGAAAAGAAAGGAGTAACAGTACAACTGCCGCAACACCTAATACGTAAACCTCACTCCAGTTTGCTCCATAAACTGATCCTGTGATCCAAATATTCGCTTGCTGTACTCTGTGGATAGGCCCTTTTATCATCAAAAGTGTGGTCAATGACTGAGCAAGCATTGACGTTCCTATCCCAATTAATATCAGACGAAAAGTAGATACTCCGTTTTTATAAGAAAGTGCGTACACTACCATGCCTGTTATTGATGCACCGGCAAATGCGGCAAGGGGCTGCCATGCAATATTGACGGTTAAAGCGCCGCTGCTCGTTGAAAAAAGCAAAATAAACAAAACTATGGCTACAGATGCACCGCCGGTAACTCCGATGATATCGGGAGACGCCAGCGGATTGCGGATGAGCCCTTGAAGTATGCTTCCTGCAGCTGCCAGACAGATTCCCGCCAATAGGGCAATAAGTATTCTTGGCATTCGAAAGCTTTGGACGACAAGCTGATCAAGTTTTGAACCAATTCCGAGCAGCGATTTGCCAACGTCAAGAGGAGAAATAAATCGATCTCCGACTCCGGCGCTCACAATAATTGACAGAACTGTTATGCACACTAATATGAGAAAGGTGATAACGGCTCTTTTATCTAATAAATATGAAATGTTTCCTTTATTTACTCTCATCGGACGATAATTCTTCATCGCTGATCCCCTTTTCTTGCTATGTAAATGAAGACAGGGGTGCCAATAATAGCAGTCATCACACCGACTGGTACCTCTTCAGGCATAATAATGTACCTGGCTCCGATATCTGCTGTGATCAGTAGTATCGCTCCCAAAAGAGCGCAATATGGCAAAATCCAGCGATGGTCATTGCCGACAAGATATCTTGCAAAATGCGGAACTACAATTCCAATAAATCCTATTGGCCCTGCAATGGCGACTGCTCCCCCAGCAAGAATAATGATGGACACGGCCATCATCAGTTTGATTAAGCCTGTTTTTTGGCCAAGGCTTTTCGCTACATCCTCCCCCATGATAAGCACATTAATTTTCCTGCCTAACAAAAAGCTTCCTATTAATGCAATAATCAGATAAGGAGAAAGAGAAAGAAGTAGCTGCAGGTTACGGCCTTGGACAGATCCTGCAAGCCAAAATAAAACCTGCTCCAAAGCAGCTTCATTCACGGCAAGCATCCCCTGGGTCAAAGAAGAAAATAATGCCGCGATTGACGCTCCTGCAAGGGTAAGCTTTACCGGTGTAAGGCCA
This window of the Bacillus gobiensis genome carries:
- a CDS encoding FecCD family ABC transporter permease, translating into MLLVTNRQKIWVSLFLILISLAAICCSVVYGYTDTSWKTAIDAFQAFNGSNEHLIITNVRLPRALVAAVVGAALAVAGALMQALTKNPLASPDIFGVNAGAGFFVVVSMIFFHVQSLQANVWIAFAGAAIAAFIVYFISSIGIDGLTPVKLTLAGASIAALFSSLTQGMLAVNEAALEQVLFWLAGSVQGRNLQLLLSLSPYLIIALIGSFLLGRKINVLIMGEDVAKSLGQKTGLIKLMMAVSIIILAGGAVAIAGPIGFIGIVVPHFARYLVGNDHRWILPYCALLGAILLITADIGARYIIMPEEVPVGVMTAIIGTPVFIYIARKGDQR
- a CDS encoding ABC transporter ATP-binding protein, producing MSAISTNTLSLGYGDSLIIDELNVTIPKGEITVFIGSNGCGKSTLLRSLARLMKPKGGSVLLEGKSIAKLPTKEVARELSILPQGPAAPEGLTVLQLVKQGRYPYQNWLKQWSEEDEEAVERALEATGTKELAERTVDSLSGGQRQRAWIAMTLAQETDIILLDEPTTYLDMTHQIEILDLLFELNEKEKRTIVMVLHDLNLACRYAHHLIAIKDKKIYAEGRPETIMNCNLVQEVFGMNCQVTSDPLFGTPLCIPHGRGRCIVRQVSLEQNA
- a CDS encoding FecCD family ABC transporter permease; this translates as MKNYRPMRVNKGNISYLLDKRAVITFLILVCITVLSIIVSAGVGDRFISPLDVGKSLLGIGSKLDQLVVQSFRMPRILIALLAGICLAAAGSILQGLIRNPLASPDIIGVTGGASVAIVLFILLFSTSSGALTVNIAWQPLAAFAGASITGMVVYALSYKNGVSTFRLILIGIGTSMLAQSLTTLLMIKGPIHRVQQANIWITGSVYGANWSEVYVLGVAAVVLLLLSFLAIRHVNIQGLGEEVAKGVGSKVQLHRLYLLLLSTALTACAVSFAGAIGFVGLIAPHIARRLVGSSFGALLPSASLLGGLLVVLADLIGKSAFAPLEIPAGVFTAAIGAPYFIYLLYKSRNQ